A DNA window from Mytilus edulis chromosome 14, xbMytEdul2.2, whole genome shotgun sequence contains the following coding sequences:
- the LOC139504027 gene encoding uncharacterized protein, with amino-acid sequence MPHVKEHLGSNASIKLHKCPKEEWYKKWSKLLNRDNYEVNKNTRVCSNHFEYGQPRELAPHPKLHMKGYEITTPRRLLMRNTEVHSKPVASKSRKKLSELVDSENVSLTTNICTDSSTCNISDDIIDENKISKESLSAEIQFLKIKLAEKDHQLSSAKEKMKDLEKKNSFGIISIKHSDNLIRLHTGLASYSLFCWLLDEVSVPASNMKYYKGEDSHETTGYQENNAKKPGPKRKLSLEDELLMTLMKLRLNLNQEFMASLFNVSSSLVSSIITTWISLLALELRPLIHWPTRDQLDQYYPDCYSKYGKVTAIIDCTEVQTERPSLDSTNSALYSNYKSRHTYKVLVACTPGGTVSFVSHATGGDMSDVELVRRCGILDLFEEGDKVMADKGFNNKDDFLLGDVELIIPAFARKNIQFRESKNISNTEISNARIHVERVIGRMKDFKILQGPIPLILSDVVDNIVFVCGCLVNLSGVLVPLHTNNKSE; translated from the coding sequence ATGCCCCATGTGAAAGAACATCTCGGTTCAAACGCATCAATAAAGCTACACAAATGTCCAAAAGAAGAATGGTACAAAAAGTGGAGCAAATTACTTAACAGGGACAACTATGAAGTGAACAAAAATACACGAGTGTGTTCAAATCATTTTGAATATGGTCAGCCACGTGAGTTAGCACCACATCCCAAACTTCATATGAAAGGGTATGAAATAACAACTCCTAGACGACTTCTAatgagaaacactgaagtgcattCAAAACCTGTGGCTTCAAAAAGCAGGAAAAAACTTTCAGAACTTGTAGACTCGGAAAATGTTAGTCTGACAACAAATATATGTACGGATTCAAGTACATGTAATATATCTGATGATATAATTGAtgagaataaaatatcaaaagaaagtcTGAGTGCAGAAATACAATTCCTGAAAATCAAGCTGGCTGAAAAAGACCATCAGCTTTCCAGTGCAAAAGAAAAAATGAAggatcttgaaaaaaaaaattcatttggtATAATCAGCATTAAACATTCGGATAATCTTATAAGGTTACATACAGGATTAGCgtcatattctttattttgttggttACTTGATGAAGTTAGTGTACCAGCTTCAAATATGAAGTATTACAAAGGTGAGGATTCTCATGAGACAACAGGTTACCAAGAAAATAATGCTAAAAAGCCTGGACCAAAGCGCAAATTATCCTTAGAAGATGAACTGTTGATGACTCTAATGAAATTAAGGTTAAATTTGAACCAGGAATTTATGGCCTCTTTGTTTAATGTTTCTAGCTCACTAGTTTCATCAATTATCACTACTTGGATTTCTCTTCTTGCCCTAGAGTTAAGACCGCTTATTCATTGGCCAACACGGGATCAATTGGATCAATATTATCCTGATTGTTATTCTAAATACGGAAAAGTAACGGCAATTATTGATTGCACAGAGGTACAGACAGAGAGGCCATCCTTGGACAGCACTAATTCTGCTTTATATTCTAACTACAAGTCCAGACACACATACAAAGTTTTAGTTGCATGTACTCCAGGGGGTACAGTCTCATTTGTATCTCATGCAACAGGTGGTGACATGTCAGATGTTGAACTTGTTAGAAGATGTGGCATTTTAGATTTATTTGAAGAAGGTGATAAAGTTATGGCAGATAAGGGCTTTAATAATAAAGATGACTTTCTACTAGGAGATGTTGAACTAATAATTCCAGCATTTGCAAGAAAAAACATTCAGTTTAGGGAATCCAAAAATATCAGCAATACTGAAATTTCAAATGCTCGGATTCATGTTGAGCGTGTTATTGGACGAATGAAAGATTTTAAAATCTTGCAAGGACCAATTCCATTGATTTTAAGTGATGTAGTTgacaatattgtttttgtatgtGGTTGTCTGGTAAACCTGTCTGGTGTGTTGGTACCACTACACACAAATAATAAGTCAGAGTAA
- the LOC139504028 gene encoding uncharacterized protein produces MVLEDGLIKLPDPVKMLAGWEKTFINFPNTSATDVEDYIKLCAENHNVQTKGIKSTKEGESLYLSGHVTGVEYHRISPNISYCYIKAIVARQKAQTQAPYSVWIILHKRTGKVENAYCNCPTGLRGHCKHCVSLLHFIVRRFEKKGNKSRLAFDPRAVCYRKEKTLLDFDLKKLEDITNGNCGVLLYSPRSNIEKNAGHPDIENIQIEEEVETISKTIPVLANEIIEAKQNINQCDFGEELLLNLDNSITDETVDYVVRKTCKQSSSKIWFDHRIGRITASVANECSKKVNEKDEVSEKNNSVVAKIFNYKSAPAYVKSLKWGRERELPAIKEYEKKAKGKHKDFNVQSTGLHICKENPWLAATPDSLIICDCCGLGCLEIKNPEKYKNDTIQQMATSDQSYLNYSDNKQISLDKKHQYYTQVQIQMYATNTKYADFVVKTVAADDNIFIQRIAYDEIFTMNVIHKCKVFFTKVIVQELLTHKVKLYYEKLQNNEQNSDQVFTNSNLEINEVVQEVDTGSATTCMNEDNTDIHVPSSNPAVVCPICSCECKDEPLTLNEESICCSKCDFWFHYPCVGIKGNENVVMSKYRNWFCKSCKGKK; encoded by the exons ATGGTATTAGAAGATGGGCTCATAAAGCTTCCCGATCCTGTGAAGATGTTAGCTGGGTGGGAGAAAACATTTATCAACTTCCCGAATACATCAGCCACAGATGTGGAAGACTACATAAAGTTGT GTGCTGAGAACCATAATGTTCAAACAAAAGGAATTAAATCAACAAAAGAAGGAGAAAGTCTATACTTGTCTGGACACGTCACTGGAGTTGAATACCACCGCATCAGTCCTAATATTTCTTACTGCTACATAAAGGCTATTGTTGCAAGGCAAAAGGCACAGACACAAGCGCCATATAGTGTTTGGATTATCCTGCATAAGAGAACAGGTAAAGTcgaaaatgcatattgcaattgCCCTACAGGTTTGCGAGGACATTGTAAacattgtgtttctttgttgcatTTTATAGTTCG aagatttgaaaaaaagggaaataaatcaAGATTGGCATTTGACCCTAGAGCAGTTTGctacagaaaagaaaaaacattgttagattttgatttgaaaaaGCTAGAAGACATTACAAATGGAAATTGTGGTGTTCTACTCTATTCACCAAGaagtaatattgaaaaaaatgctggGCATCCTGATATCGAAAATATACAAATTGAAGAGGAAGTAGAAACTATTTCAAAAACAATACCTGTTCTTGCTAACGAAATTATTGaagcaaaacaaaacattaatcAATGTGACTTTGGGGAGGAACTCCTGTTAAATCTTGATAATTCAATAACAGATGAAACGGTTGACTATGTTGTCCGCAAAACCTGCAAACAAAGCAGTTCAAAAATATGGTTTGATCACAGGATTGGACGCATAACTGCATCAGTGGCAAATGAATGTTCAAAAAAAGTTAATGAAAAAGATgaagtatcagaaaaaaataactcTGTTGTTGCgaaaattttcaattataaaagtgCACCGGCTTATGTTAAATCCTTGAAATGGGGAAGAGAAAGAGAATTACCAgcaataaaagaatatgaaaaaaaggcAAAAGGCAAACACAAAGATTTCAATGTACAAAGCACAGGGCTTCACATTTGCAAAGAAAATCCTTGGTTGGCAGCCACACCAGACAGTTTAATAATATGTGATTGTTGTGGTCTTGGatgtttagaaattaaaaatcctgaaaaatataaaaatgacacAATTCAACAAATGGCAACCTCAGACCAATCTTATTTAAATTATTCTGACAATAAACAAATCAGTCTTGACAAAAAACATCAATATTATACTCAAGTACAAATTCAGATGTATGCTACAAATACTAAATATGCTGATTTTGTGGTAAAAACAGTTGCAGCAGATgacaacatttttattcaaaggATTGCCTATGATGAAATTTTTACCATGAATGTAATACATAAATGCAAAGTTTTTTTCACAAAAGTTATCGTTCAGGAATTGTTAACACATAAAGTAAAATTGTactatgaaaaacttcaaaataatgaacaaaacagCGATCAAGTTTTCACAAATTCTAATTTAGAAATTAATGAAGTTGTCCAAGAAGTTGACACTGGCAGTGCTACTACATGTATGAATGAAGATAATACTGACATACATGTACCTTCTTCTAATCCAGCTGTTGTATGTCCAATCTGCAGCTGTGAATGTAAAGACGAGCCTTTGACTTTAAATGAAGAAAGTATTTGTTGCTCAAAATGTGACTTTTGGTTTCATTACCCATGTGTTGGAATAAAAGGGAATGAAAATGTTGTGATGTCAAAATATAGAAATTGGTTTTGTAAGAGTTGCAAAGgcaaaaaatga